The following proteins are co-located in the Rhea pennata isolate bPtePen1 chromosome 2, bPtePen1.pri, whole genome shotgun sequence genome:
- the PEX2 gene encoding peroxisome biogenesis factor 2 isoform X1, with protein MLNLQRQKLKLDEKAFCEDMASNIANEKSVNPVLRISQLDALELNKALEQLVWSQFTSCFHGFKPGMLAHFEPEVKAFLWLLLWRFTIYSKNATVGQAILNIQYKNNLSQTEKYQPLSKHQKLWYLILTVGGRWLEERCYDLFSNRQPESFCRIKHCINFGAGLLKLCGLLNFLIFLQKGTFATLTERILGIRSVFCKPQSARQIGFEYVNRELLWHGFAEFLIYLLPLINLQKLKLKISSWSLPIAGLSNSENTLAAHCKECSLCGEWPTMPHTIGCSHVFCYYCIKSNYLFDMYFTCPKCGSEVNSVQPLKYKIEMTELHT; from the exons ATGTTAAATTTACAGCGACAAAAGCTTAAACTTGATGAG AAAGCTTTTTGTGAAGACATGGCCTCCAACATTGCGAATGAAAAGAGTGTGAATCCTGTGCTCAGAATAAGTCAGCTTGATGCGCTGGAACTAAACAAAGCCCTGGAGCAACTAGTATGGTCCCAATTTACCAGCTGTTTCCATGGATTTAAACCAGGGATGTTGGCTCATTTTGAACCAgaagtaaaagcatttttatggcttttattGTGGAGATTCACTATCTATTCCAAGAATGCAACTGTTGGACAGGCTATTCTGAATATTCAGTACAAGAATAACTTATCTCAGACAGAGAAATACCAACCCCTGAGTAAACACCAGAAGTTATGGTATCTTATTTTAACTGTTGGTGGACGATGGTTGGAAGAAAGATGTTATGATTTATTTAGCAATCGTCAGCCGGAATCTTTCTGCAGAATTAAACATTGTATTAACTTTGGAGCTGGACTTCTTAAACTCTGTGGACTActaaattttctgatttttcttcagaaaggaacATTTGCAACCCTTACAGAGCGTATTCTAGGAATTAGATCAGTTTTTTGCAAGCCTCAAAGTGCGCGTCAGATAGGATTTGAATACGTGAACAGGGAGCTCTTGTGGCATGGATTTGCTGAGTTTCTGATCTATCTACTACCACTTATTAATTTACAAAAACTGAAACTCAAAATTTCTTCTTGGTCTTTGCCTATTGCAGGTCTTTCCAATAGTGAAAACACATTAGCAGCTCACTGCAAGGAGTGTTCACTATGTGGGGAGTGGCCTACCATGCCGCATACCATAGGCTGCTCACATGTTTTTTGTTACTATTGTATTAAAAGCAACTATTTGTTTGACATGTATTTTACTTGTCCCAAGTGTGGCTCAGAGGTAAACAGTGTTCAGccactgaaatataaaatagaaatgacagAATTGCATACCTGA
- the PEX2 gene encoding peroxisome biogenesis factor 2 isoform X2 translates to MASNIANEKSVNPVLRISQLDALELNKALEQLVWSQFTSCFHGFKPGMLAHFEPEVKAFLWLLLWRFTIYSKNATVGQAILNIQYKNNLSQTEKYQPLSKHQKLWYLILTVGGRWLEERCYDLFSNRQPESFCRIKHCINFGAGLLKLCGLLNFLIFLQKGTFATLTERILGIRSVFCKPQSARQIGFEYVNRELLWHGFAEFLIYLLPLINLQKLKLKISSWSLPIAGLSNSENTLAAHCKECSLCGEWPTMPHTIGCSHVFCYYCIKSNYLFDMYFTCPKCGSEVNSVQPLKYKIEMTELHT, encoded by the coding sequence ATGGCCTCCAACATTGCGAATGAAAAGAGTGTGAATCCTGTGCTCAGAATAAGTCAGCTTGATGCGCTGGAACTAAACAAAGCCCTGGAGCAACTAGTATGGTCCCAATTTACCAGCTGTTTCCATGGATTTAAACCAGGGATGTTGGCTCATTTTGAACCAgaagtaaaagcatttttatggcttttattGTGGAGATTCACTATCTATTCCAAGAATGCAACTGTTGGACAGGCTATTCTGAATATTCAGTACAAGAATAACTTATCTCAGACAGAGAAATACCAACCCCTGAGTAAACACCAGAAGTTATGGTATCTTATTTTAACTGTTGGTGGACGATGGTTGGAAGAAAGATGTTATGATTTATTTAGCAATCGTCAGCCGGAATCTTTCTGCAGAATTAAACATTGTATTAACTTTGGAGCTGGACTTCTTAAACTCTGTGGACTActaaattttctgatttttcttcagaaaggaacATTTGCAACCCTTACAGAGCGTATTCTAGGAATTAGATCAGTTTTTTGCAAGCCTCAAAGTGCGCGTCAGATAGGATTTGAATACGTGAACAGGGAGCTCTTGTGGCATGGATTTGCTGAGTTTCTGATCTATCTACTACCACTTATTAATTTACAAAAACTGAAACTCAAAATTTCTTCTTGGTCTTTGCCTATTGCAGGTCTTTCCAATAGTGAAAACACATTAGCAGCTCACTGCAAGGAGTGTTCACTATGTGGGGAGTGGCCTACCATGCCGCATACCATAGGCTGCTCACATGTTTTTTGTTACTATTGTATTAAAAGCAACTATTTGTTTGACATGTATTTTACTTGTCCCAAGTGTGGCTCAGAGGTAAACAGTGTTCAGccactgaaatataaaatagaaatgacagAATTGCATACCTGA